The Vigna radiata var. radiata cultivar VC1973A unplaced genomic scaffold, Vradiata_ver6 scaffold_214, whole genome shotgun sequence DNA window ttccttttcttacttcttttcttttcaaatttctttgttttcatttcatttttttccccaCCTTGTCTGTTAGTTAATAGGtagtaaataagtaaataaaatacaagacaaaactctacactttaaacttaattttagtcGAGTCCGAGGATTGATACCTAAGTTGTCCCtttactacattagtggggaaacttagtttgttctgattttaggcgacaaaaatcAGTTTAACAGTTGCTATACAGTCTAGTTTTTCTAAACGATCTTGTCTTAATAACTTTAGTTTTACTGGAGAGTTTTAAAGacataaaaaagttaatggACCCAAGAATTGGGCCCAAGGCTCTTAGGAGGTTTTTATATCATTAGAAAATTATGATGATTTAAAAGATATCATATCTtatagttattatatttttgggcTTAGGAATATATGATGTAAAACCTTTGCAgctataaataagaaaacaactCAAAGGCTTAAGGACTTGGATTTTCTGACTTGAAGCATTGTTAACTTTGAGTTAGATTATTCACTCTATATATTTGATCTCCGGTTTAGGACACCCAATTCTTGACCAGAACAAATTGACCCCATCGTGGGGCCTGGTAAAACTCGATCCTAGCTCTACTTATAATTAAACCTACAAAAATTAGGATTACAAGGAATGTGAATCATCAAGATCCGACGAGATCAACTTTAACTAGGGTGTGCGCATTATGCTTATATTCATGACTTTACGCGTCGACGAGAATTATGGGTTCATGTTCTACAAAACCCCCAATGCCAACATGTTCCTCATCTCAATCATGAACTCATCAAATTTGCAAACCAAACTTGTATAAATTGTTTGATCTAAAGAATAAGACGATTGGAGGTATGCAAGGAGGCTAAAAGTTATTACTAGTATGCCTTGTAaggatttcaaataaaaaaaaaacataattaatgacTCTGCTATCTTAGAGATGTTGGTGGTCGGGGACCAGTTAGATGAGAAGGCTTACTTCTAAAGGAAGAGAAACTCCTTAAATAGGACTACACCGGGTTGAAGGATTTGGGTCGTTAGGTGATCCAACAGCTCACCCAGTGAGTTACAGGTTAGAGAGCACCTAATTTTAAGCCTCATTGGGCAAGAATGAATACGTTAGGTGTAAATGTCGACCTTGATACATGAAAAATGGgtatttaatcatatttctaCAAGAGGTTGGGGGTCATTCCTCATTTTTCACAAAGAGAATCACCTTGGGTGCTTGGGAGAGACTCTTTAAGGTTATTGGGGTGTTGAGAAGctcttcattttccttcttATGTCTCCTTCTTTATCCATTGAGGTTTTCCCTTTTTTGTGTTGGAGAGGAAGATGGGCTACATATTGAAGATGTGGATGTGAATGGGATGCACAAATGGAGCTTGGAGCAGCTACTAAAAAACTTAGGAAATGGCTTTCATCTTTTCTTTGGTTTAGATTTCTTTCCTAACTCTTCAATTTGTAAACCCTAAGTTTTCCACCATGAAAAGCAAAGCTATTCGTTGATACTAGATGTAATAAACCacattcttatgtattttgtgatgttaatatataggtttttccatttcaatgcTTAATgtttgttgtggcttgatcacccatggcttaAATGTTGGTTCTTGAGATGTTGGAAAATGTATGATGAACTTAGAACTAATATTAAATACCTAATGAAGCTCTTGTCTAAGGATAGGACATGATTTATTAGTAATCTTAAGACTCGTAAACTTAATGCATGATTTCACTTCTTGAagattcaagaaattggaaCTTAATGCATGAATTGTTCATATTATTCATGATTCAACCCTTATTAGCTTAATATTGAATTATGATATATGAAAAAGTAGATATTTGTgaagttagttttattttattgaatttaagtGAGTTATGGAGAAATTAATGATGATGTAGCTGAGTCACAGGACTTTGAACTAAGCACTTAAGGcaacaaagaaataatttaaaatttgttcttaCAACTAAGTAGTGATGTTTTGGTGTTGAGCAACACAAGAAACCCCTTAACATGAGAAAACCTAAAGCACTAGATTAAGGGGCCAAGCCATCAAGGAAACCTTTCAAGAAAGGGAACCTCAAGTGTTGACCATCAAAACAGAGGTTTAAGCCTGAATGAGAACCTAAATTGGGAGGAAACTCATGTTGTTGAAACACCAATTAGATGAAGCCAAGCTTTGACCTGGAAATCTGTAAAAATAAAGCATCACTTTTGTTTTAGATATCACTTTTCATAGCTTCTTTAGGCATTATCTTTGTACTTAATTATAACATCTTAGTTAGAGACATAGGGGAGGCATGACAACTCCAAAGATTTgtaatatttcatattaatagTTGAACTTTCTTTTGATAAGGTTGGatataattaattctaattgtttatactgttacatgtttaatatttatatactctttcattcaatgttttttatttgacttaTGCTTTATTACTTGAATGACTTGAGTAGAAATTGGTATCGTGTAACGAATCTTTTAAGGAGTGTGAAAACTGACACAAACCAAGatgggaggggtgaattggttcttttaaaaaatttaactttcttttagcactttttttttgaacaatttataaacaatagatgcagagataaagagaatcacacacatgatttttatattggtttgaatggaaagattctacgtccattGCTAATCACTTTAGAAAGAGTGAttaaattttcactaaaaatcaatttaatgatTACAATTTGAACAATGAAATAATAAGAACAGAAAACACCTTTCTTTGATACACGAGGGAATAAACACCAACTCAATCAACTTGCAGAGAACAGTTTGCACCTTTAGACACACTAAAAACAAACTTCTTCTTTCTCAAGCTTAAACTTAAACTCAAGAACTTCCTCAGAATCAATTTTGTGCTCTCAATAGTTTTGGTAACCTATAAAAGGTTTAGGAGACTTCTATTTATAGGTCAAGGgtcagaaaatgaaaagactGCTCTAAACTGCtaaagataatcgattatgaaaaGTCATAATCGACTATTTAGGCAGTTATGGGTTTTGAAACACGTGATAGTCAATTATCCTtagtgataattaattattgtcgAACCCTAGACAATTTAAAACTTGtgggtataatcgattatccttagtgataattgattattgccaAGATGAAGCCTTTTCTACTTttgcttgtgataatcgattattgccgcAAGAAATCAATAACAAAGAGTAAGTTATAAGACTTCGAAAGTGCTTACAATTGAAAGATAAGTCTAATACAAATTATTTCTACAAAGAACGCTTTTAAcaattaatgtatttgtttaTTCAAGTCTTCGAGTACATCATCAACAAAATTTCTTCAAAGCATCAATGTTTCTCATTGGTAACAAGTTGATCATTCATCTTATTTCACTAGCTTAAATTGAGTTACAAAaagaatatcaattttttttaccatcaAACCATCTTCTCCTTTTAGATACTAGGAATATATCTAAGGCTCTAGTTTGATAGAAAATTATGCACTTAAGACAATAATTCATTCAAATAGAAGTTAAAGAGTCGCACTAAGGCAGGCTGAAGTCATTTGATTCTAGATATCAGGGATGGATCTAGAATTACCTTAGAGAACTTCCTAAATGTTGAATGATTTGCAAGATCAATAATGGTGTAATAGAAGAAAGTGAGATGAAATCCAACCTCAAcacattgttattattatatttcttagaACTCAAATTAGCTATGCTTTCATGATTACTGCAATTACACCGAAAACAATTAAATCTAATCtagatttaattattatatgacCTTAACAAATTCTTGTATACTACAAATGCACCCTATACACTTGTTGGAATTGATTTGAAATAGAAAGTCAACAATAGACATACCACATACCACCACTTTGGTTGGTTCTGGATTTGTTTAAAGCAAATGTGATTGCTCTTTACTGATAGTTAAAATTGCTGCAAATTGTCTTTATGTTGATAGTTAAAATTGCTGCAAATTGTCTTTACGTTGATAGTTAAAATTGTTGCAAATTATCTTTATGTTTTCGTCTATGTAGATGACAATAGTAAAATGCATATTATGTCATCTAAAGAGCATTATCTATGGTTTACATCTTCAACCTACACTTACTCCTAACAGGTAAAACTTAACTCTTTGCTGTGATATAGATTGGACCTTTAACAATATTGACAAAAGATTCACTTTTGgtacttatttattattcagGAATACTTTGATAGTCTAAAAAGCAAACTTTGGTTATCAAGTGTAAAGATGGAGTACAAAAGTCTTATTATCATTGCATCATTAATTGTCACTCACATTCCTATAAGTGATCAAGTTGTTGATATATAGTTATCAAAACCTTTTTCTCAGGCTCGATTTTGCTTATCAATGTTATTGATTACTTTCAATAACGTTGTGTGTGAGAAAAATTGGTAATGTATAtagatttatgtttaattagaatatattttgttaaatttttagtttgttATATAGTCCATACTCATTTTCAATCTTtgtatcttttatatatatatatacatttctGAACAAAGTAAATTctaatattctttaaaaataataaataataaaatgcattaataattatatttaaatatccttaaaagttaaattaaagtCATGAAAAGTAAACTAGATTAAATACTACAGATAATGTTATGAAAGCAATccctaacaaataataatttagaaatatcacaccatattattaatatgatagcaccaacagaaaacaaaagaacaatATATGTCTCATAATTGTAGATAAAATAGAGTGGCTGCATGTGAATAGATGCCATAAAGTCTAATTTTTGTTCCATAGAGAGATAAAACATAATGAAATAGCAAAAGCAAAAGAGAAATTGTGACAGTAATCCAATTTCTTGTTGATTTATGAAGTGGACGCGTCGTGAGTCATTCCCCAGCTGCGAATCCCAAAGAGCAACTCTCCTGAGGCAATCAAGAATTCCATAGCCTGCTGTTGTGACAGCAACCTCACCACGCCCTTCAATGTTCTCATCCGAAGATCATCTGCTTTTTTTATGATGGGTATCAGCTCTGTGATCTTCTCGCTCATATCCATCTCACGACTCATCATCTCGCTTGCACTCTCCTGCCACTCTGCTAGCTCCTCTGTGATCTCATTCTCCTCTTTCACCTtcatcacaaaaattaaaaacaaaacaagtcaCGTGAACATTTTACTAAAGcatcaaatttcattttactcTGTCTGTCTTGTCTCTGCTTCTGTCTCATTGCAGTAAACGACAAATGTGCTGCTACTTTTCTTCTAACACAgaatttaaatctttaaaactACTCCATATTGTtaacaattcatataatttcttcaatgaaaaaaagaacCACACCAATGATAATCTGGAAAACCCTGCATGCATGTTACTCTAAATGGTTCTATAGCAGAAAATTTTAAACAAGATTAAAgagtgagaaagaagaagataaaagagagagagagtgttAGATACAGTTTCACACTGGAGTTCGCTCATGAGACGAAACTGGGAGGAGCTGAGGTCGCCGAGGTCTCCGGTGCGGATGCCATAGAGGATATCAATGATGTGAGTCTCAAAGAGGAGGGCAGACTCGGTGTAGATGAGGTGGAAGATGGTGGTGGGGCGCCAGCCAGTGATCCAGTGGAGGGAGCGCTCAAGGGTGGTGGTCCATGGCGCCAGGAACACGCTGAGAGGATCTCTCTCCACCTCCTCCCATTTTTCTACAAAGTATTCTTGGTGCTGTTTCATGACCCTTTCCATGGCTTCTTGAGTGTGTTCATCCTTCAAATCCTTCACCATGACCTTCAACTGCACGAACCAAAATCTGTGAAAGTTGGCGAAAGAAGTGACCATGGCAATACTTTTGGGTTTGTGAGAGTTTGGCTTTGGTAATTATTTATGGCTGTTGTGGTTGTTGGTATCTGAATGAAGATAGGGTTTGAGGTGGCTTGACATGCATGCAGCTCTTACGTGTTTCTTTCTCCGACTTCAACATGTCCAACGCTGTTTGACGCAATTCACCACccaatactttttctttttgtttcccAATGATTAATACgtccaaaatatatatactcgataaaagaaaatgataaagtaGAAAACgcctaataataataagactaggtaattttattctttacattttttctttaaaaataaactattaagtGTACCTTATCTTCAAAATCCCTATCCCTCACTACGTGTACCTATACCAATGGAATATGATCACACTTGTCTtaaaggtaaaaaattaattttgaaaagataaatattattttagaaaactcaggactattaaattgattaaaattaaaataattttgaattttgtcaGATAAAGTATCAGgatttataattgtaaaaaataattgatataagTAATTAGTTatgcacacacaaaaaataactataaattattataacacacatttattaatttcataattattgtCTTAAAACTATGTtgacattaatttatattaaataataatttcttatgtaacatattttatattcaacataaaaaggtcatagttattatattttatagaatgtgacttaataaatataaatttttacatcatctaaaaatacttaaaacaaaAGGTCATTTCAATTAGtttagttattttgttgttgcacTTGTACTGCAAGAACAAACTAATGACTTATGTGTTCATGCAGGCTTTGGTTTTGTAATGTGCTTATACATATTTTAGGTaactttatatttgtatatggATGTCCTATTTTGAGTGTCCTATTATAAATGGTGGAATTTTCTCTTTGATGATATTAGATCATATATCCTTGCttgttttgataaattaattacataatttaaattgatgttttatatatgcattatagcatagtattaaaatttaaagtgtgAATGGTTTTTGTTGAGATCTCAATTATGGATAATGTATAATAtggatattttcttttaactgatattgattattttcctgctaatatgatttaaaacaattaattgagtcttttaaaagtaaatatataatttagttttatattttatagttatatgatttaaaataacacAGGTAAATATTATAGTGTAGTTTAGACTCTAAAGGTAAATGTTCAAAATGGTAAAGAGGAAAGAGATTGTTGATTATTTTAATCCTATAgcattcattaaattttttttctttgaatattgtttaacattgtagaaattaaaaaaataaaacaatgtttCAGGAATGTTATACGGAAAATGATACATTTATAcaggataaaaaaattaatattttaggatatttttttttaaatgtttaaaatacaCAAACTAAGTTATTTTAGTTCATAAGAGTAgatgatttaaattattttaattgaatgttTAGTTGATGAACTTGATTAATGTGTATCCTAGTgcaaaaaaatactaattattgaagaattattttgtttgtttgattatcataaattaaaaagaaaaatagtgacgtaattatcattatttactttttaattaattattgtatgaTATTGGTTGTTTTTACTTTAGTCAAATTGAAATTCTTAGTCAAtgtatttttgtattgttttattgaaaaaacaaaattatttttaaaaattataaaagtttgttGATAATTGTTGTTTTCTGAAAGATTATCGATGGATAAGATTTGttaataataagatttataatatcaataaaaaatttattaataaatgaattatgTAATATCGACGTATTTTATTGATAGaataaatctatttataaaattgtcgataatttattcttattaactttttttatcttattatattaattatagcTACGGTTATCTAAATTTATTCTGCATCCATTTTTGTCAGACATAAATTAACAGTAAAAGGtcttatcttttcattttatatatctatatgatgtaattaaaaaattgacttaAAACTCCACTTTTTACACTGctactaattatatataaattagtcaATCAATCAAGTTTAAGATGTTTGTGTCAAAAGTCTAAAatcttacatttttatttattttaaaataatatatatatatatatatatatatatatatatatatatattattctgaTATGATATTACAACTAAATTAAAACCTCATAGTCAAATCACAATCTAAGTGTATTAAAAgtgaatataaaagaaaaatggacaAAATAATATGAAAGGAGTCAACCCAAAgtcatgaataataaataacttaaactTAGGCAACACTTgtctattttaaaagaattatctaTATTGAGAatgttgataaatattttttataatttaaatgattttaaagtattttgtttaacatctaaataaaagaaagtaactTCACCAtgatttgctttttttttttaatggtttcaTGTGCACATTTATTATTTGTAGTTTATTATGCAACTGGATATTTTAAAGTGATTATGTTAAGGATCAGAAGATTACGCATGGTAATATgtcatattattataaataaatatgagttATTGAGAAGAAGATATAAAGATATATTacgaaataatataaaatctatcattatttttatactctttgaaaaagttttatatCATAGGATTTAGTTTGAGTTGAGATAAATTTCAGAAGTAAAAATAAGCATATTTGAGAGGAAAGGGGTTGAAAGTGAAGTTGTGAAGTTGTAAATTCCGTGCACATGgtcacaataattttttttctttgttccatCATTTCATTCTATCTCATCTAAACCCTTCAAATCCACTTTTCTCTTACTCAGGAGATGATAcaatatagaatattttttatctttcacgtcgaattcgaGAACAATATCAAACGTTAAATCGacgttaaatttaaaaaatttaaagttactTTAACGTCGagtttttgtcaatatacgatgttaatcaattattttttatttttttaattaactgtgatccttttttacaattCTACAAGACTTGAAGagttgaaaaacaataaatttcagtttttgatattttataaagcataaacTATGAATGGTAATATAAGATCAAcaacaaagaacaataacaaacaacaaacaagttcaattaaacaacaataataaacaagttcaaccaaacaacaacaacaacaacaaacaagttcaaccaaacaacaactacaaacaagttcaaccaaacaacaacaacgttcaacaaaaaaaaacaacaaacaagttcaacaaataagttcttcaaaacgaaaacaaaaactaaccttAAAAAAAGTGGGTTCATCAGATTAAAGTGTTGCCatgagtgagagagaaagcataatgggcctatgaaggacaagaacacgaaaataatcggtgaaaacaaacgaaaatcatacataaagtagttaattaacatgcatttgtatcaaatgaaagaaagattacatgtgatagTCGttaaacttcgttcgagaaaagtttgagcagagaagAGAGTCTCGCGCTAacataaagtgaatgaattttcaatatcccgctcaaatttttattgaattcactaaccttttgacgCCTATCGCTCGgacattcgacgttttatatcttTTACGTCCAATTACAATTCTGAGTGACGTTTAATAATTGtgtttatttacaaaaatgccaccggcCATTTTTAATGTTGGTTATTAAGTGGTTGGACGTTGAATGCGTGACATTATATgtcatttttgcactagtgatagATAATCAAAGATTCGGAGGAAACAAAGGCTCTTGGAAGGGAAAACTATTTTAAGGCAAGAGAAGATAAACTTTGTTCgataattatgtttatataatGGACATTAGGATGCCAATTGTGAATGTGAAATATGAGAATTAATTGTGACTGAGTGATACATTGAAGATATGCAAAACTGATTTGAGATTGACTAGATAAAGAAAATCTACTATTAGAATGTTTAAACTgtaaaaagagaagagaatatTGTTCTGGTTTTCATTGATTAATATGACAAAGTATGTCATGAATGAAATGGAAAGAGTTTTGTTATGGTTAGATAGTTGTATCGATAAAGTTTGAGAGTTTGATAGATCTGATGCAAGTAAAATTCTATGTGGTATCTGTATGATATTGTGAATCAAACTATGTGCTAACTtgtgttatattatatatgatatcAAAATATAGAATCTTAATATGTTTGTTTGTATTGAAATGATATGTTGAATTGAATATtgaataagatatattttctaaGTGTTATATACCTTTGTTAAATCTGAAGTGTAAGGATTTTCTTAGCACATTCAATTTTCCTAATATTTGTTGTTGGAGATTTAGGCTAAAAGTTGGTTATAGAAAGATTTGAAATGGATATTACCAGTTGGAAGTTAAATTCATGTGTGATACGTGTTATAGAATTGGAATCTCTTGAATGAGGTTTGATGTGTTGAACAATTATGGAATGTTATGTCTTTCATGATGTATAATTGATAGATGGTAATTTAGAGTAGATAAAAGTAGAAATGTGAATTGATATACTTTGTGAACATGAAGTGAACAGATTGATAATAATGGGTGTGGTATTTCTGGTATATTGATTTTTGACACGGTTATTgcgaaaataaaattttagtaaatatgACAGACATTTCTAGAAGCAATGTTTATTCAATACAATAGTCTTCTAAAAGAAATGTATAAATGCATTTCTTTGTTTGACCCATTTGGACTTAAAGGTGCTTGAAATTTTCGATAAAGTTGTATGGGTTGATGTTGGATAGTTATTTTGGAAAATGTAGTGGTAATAAATGGTGAAATGAGTAAAATCTAAGTTATCTTCAATATAActtgataattttattcttatgttataatttcttttatttcttttttttcattttaaatgcaTTATCTcacctttttttctcttatctcttgcttatttgttttttatgataaatataatgttttggAGAGTTGTATCAATCATAGTCCatagttttttaaatagtttatgttTACAATCTTCCAAAGAGAAGTCATCCTTCTCTCAAAAGAGGAGCAAGAAGGATCTCCCCAAGAGGGACCTTTCCTTGTTGGGTCGTTCGACTCCACCATCTGGGTGGCTGGGAGGGCCAACTTCAACTTAACTAGTGTAGAGAAGGCATATTTCAAGAACATGACTTCTGAAGAGGTCGCTGACATGGCCTTTGAGCTAAATGTGTGGGTGGGGATCTACATGGCCTTGTCCGCCAATACTCCTAAGGCAATACCCTCTACTAAGGAGTTAAAGACCACTCATGCAGGCCTGGAAAAGGCCTTGAAGGCCAATGAAGACTTAGGCCGCTAGTTAGAGGAGGCAAGGAAGGCATGTGTGACCaatgagaaggagaaaaagaaagtagtCACCTCCCTTACCGAAGCCTCGGCGACTATCTGGCGATTTCCACAAGATAATGGTAATGCAAAGTAGTTCATGTTCGACTAGTGTGATTGGAAATGCAAGGCTGTAGAACTTTTGTAAAGAAGTAGCTGGAAATccttatttcattaattgtcaTAGAAGATTTACATGAGattttcaactaaaataaaatctaagGTGGAAGGCGTTTCATGTGTTGGGGATCTGATTTTCGCTCGGGTGTTCTAGTCGGTACCTTTCATTCTTCAGATCTTCGATGACTCTGAACGAGCTTTAGCAATTTGTAGCAAGCTTCCTATGGACATGCTTTTTTCTAGCTTCACACATCTTCCGCTACATTGAGTGCCCCTCTTGGAAATTTCATGGTTTGACTTTAGTGTTGTACCTCCTAGCAAGGCAAcgatttctcttctttttgaGAGGGTGTCCAATTCCAGTTTAAGTTGAGCTTCATTGACTTTCATGTCTTCCAACTGTCGCTTGACGAAAGCCTCTCCTACTTCCACAAGGAGCATAGGGTTTATACCTATGTGAGGTTGAATGGGGTTTCGCCAGTTGTACCATG harbors:
- the LOC106778118 gene encoding protein DOG1-like 4, producing the protein MVTSFANFHRFWFVQLKVMVKDLKDEHTQEAMERVMKQHQEYFVEKWEEVERDPLSVFLAPWTTTLERSLHWITGWRPTTIFHLIYTESALLFETHIIDILYGIRTGDLGDLSSSQFRLMSELQCETVKEENEITEELAEWQESASEMMSREMDMSEKITELIPIIKKADDLRMRTLKGVVRLLSQQQAMEFLIASGELLFGIRSWGMTHDASTS